One Rhodococcus sp. P1Y DNA window includes the following coding sequences:
- a CDS encoding energy-coupling factor ABC transporter ATP-binding protein: protein MSEIVFRGIRHSFGEREVLRGIDLSITERRVGIIGSNGSGKSTLARTINGLLTPTSGTVTVDGIDPAKKGGQVRKKVGFVFTDPDNQIVMPTVGEDLAFSLRRSKLSKDEIADRVQEILTRFRLDGHAEHPAHLLSGGQKQLLAIGAVLIRRPEVVVADEPTTLLDLRNARVVSEALDSIDQQVIVVTHQLALLESFERVIVIDDGLVAFDGTPDDAVPAYQELVL, encoded by the coding sequence GTGAGCGAGATCGTGTTTCGAGGCATCCGGCACTCGTTCGGTGAACGAGAGGTGCTGCGAGGCATCGACTTGTCCATCACCGAACGCAGGGTCGGAATCATCGGATCGAACGGTTCGGGCAAGTCGACACTTGCCCGCACCATCAACGGGCTGCTGACGCCCACATCGGGAACCGTGACGGTGGACGGTATCGATCCGGCGAAGAAGGGTGGGCAGGTTCGCAAGAAGGTCGGCTTCGTCTTCACCGACCCCGACAATCAGATAGTGATGCCTACCGTCGGCGAGGATCTCGCGTTCTCGCTCAGGCGATCGAAGTTGAGCAAGGACGAGATCGCCGATCGAGTGCAGGAGATCTTGACCAGGTTTCGGTTGGACGGGCACGCCGAGCACCCCGCCCACCTGTTGTCCGGCGGACAGAAGCAGTTGTTGGCCATCGGCGCGGTCCTCATCCGACGGCCGGAGGTCGTCGTCGCGGACGAGCCGACCACCCTGCTCGACCTCCGCAATGCGCGCGTCGTCTCCGAAGCGCTCGACTCGATCGATCAGCAGGTGATCGTCGTGACCCATCAGTTGGCGCTGCTGGAGTCGTTCGAGCGTGTCATCGTCATCGACGACGGACTCGTCGCGTTCGACGGCACACCGGACGACGCGGTCCCGGCCTACCAGGAGCTGGTCCTGTGA
- a CDS encoding SixA phosphatase family protein has protein sequence MTRTLVLMRHGKSGYPEGTPDHERPLADRGQREAGLAGAWIRESVGAVDAVLCSTATRTQQTLTATGIDAHVSFEESLYGASPEEIIEEVALTDDAVNTLLVVGHAPGIPFTALELAEADGSQAAIEIGRKFPTSAIAVLTFDGSWAEIGRGTGSLTHFHVPR, from the coding sequence ATGACCCGAACACTCGTCCTGATGCGGCATGGCAAGTCCGGATACCCGGAAGGAACGCCCGATCACGAGCGGCCACTCGCCGACCGCGGGCAGAGGGAAGCCGGGCTGGCAGGTGCGTGGATCAGAGAATCGGTCGGGGCCGTGGACGCTGTGCTGTGTTCGACGGCGACACGAACACAGCAAACCCTGACGGCAACGGGCATAGATGCACACGTGTCCTTCGAAGAGTCGCTCTACGGAGCGTCGCCCGAAGAGATCATCGAGGAGGTCGCACTCACCGACGACGCCGTGAACACACTGCTGGTCGTCGGGCACGCCCCCGGAATACCGTTCACGGCACTGGAATTGGCCGAAGCCGACGGATCGCAAGCAGCAATCGAGATCGGCCGGAAGTTTCCGACGTCGGCGATTGCAGTACTCACCTTCGACGGCTCGTGGGCCGAGATTGGGCGAGGAACCGGCTCGCTGACGCACTTCCACGTGCCGCGCTAG
- a CDS encoding C40 family peptidase has product MAGDPIAVIVAVIVSAAGAVAGTDLPPPIQDGAQGVAAAAEGSSDGLQQQLDDLLGGLPDSQREQAETMLDDAATAVENAAEPMLPTVPETAESTTGTPAEPAAAPAPLAAAPKPAASSPISTATSLGAVTSLGALIPSTAGIVQFGTSSFSLGDLASQTAFMPAAESLRRALFPGMPATFTGVSASPIGAITAFVPWLMKAGSICGGVKAPTIAALYAAENGFRYGPTAPVSSTGARGPGQFMPGTWQTYGKDADGDGTADINGIADSVMASGNLLCDISGQVEKWKAEGRVKGDTLDLTIAGYNAGAGAVLRSGGMPSGTPDYENQTKPYVAKIRATERQFAAMLNPFAGLDLAGIGARAVNSAMDYLGLPYVWGGGNINGPSGGGFDCSGLTSYAVYKASGGTVTLPRTSETQWNVGTEVPIELAQPGDLLFGNWQSAGPGHVAIYVGNGQMVHAPTFGDVVRIGPVFDGMKARRVL; this is encoded by the coding sequence ATGGCAGGCGATCCGATCGCAGTCATCGTTGCAGTAATCGTGTCCGCAGCGGGCGCAGTCGCCGGAACCGATCTCCCTCCGCCGATCCAGGACGGGGCGCAGGGGGTAGCAGCAGCGGCCGAGGGTTCATCGGACGGATTGCAGCAACAACTCGACGATCTACTCGGCGGATTGCCGGACAGTCAGCGCGAGCAAGCGGAGACGATGCTCGACGACGCAGCGACTGCCGTCGAGAACGCCGCGGAACCGATGCTGCCGACGGTGCCCGAGACAGCCGAGAGCACTACCGGCACACCTGCCGAACCCGCTGCGGCCCCGGCACCGCTCGCTGCAGCGCCGAAACCCGCCGCAAGCAGTCCGATCTCCACTGCCACCTCGCTCGGCGCTGTCACCTCACTCGGTGCTCTGATTCCCAGCACCGCGGGGATCGTTCAGTTCGGCACCTCCTCGTTCTCCCTCGGCGACCTGGCGTCGCAGACGGCGTTCATGCCAGCGGCCGAATCGCTTCGGCGTGCACTGTTTCCCGGCATGCCCGCCACGTTCACCGGTGTGTCGGCGTCACCGATCGGGGCCATCACCGCGTTCGTTCCGTGGCTCATGAAGGCCGGCTCGATCTGCGGCGGAGTCAAAGCTCCGACGATCGCCGCTCTGTACGCCGCCGAGAACGGTTTTCGCTACGGACCGACTGCGCCCGTCTCGTCCACCGGTGCACGCGGACCCGGGCAGTTCATGCCCGGCACCTGGCAGACATACGGCAAAGATGCCGACGGCGACGGCACCGCCGACATCAACGGCATCGCGGACTCGGTGATGGCGTCGGGAAACCTGTTGTGCGACATCAGCGGCCAGGTCGAGAAGTGGAAGGCCGAGGGACGGGTCAAGGGTGACACCCTGGACCTGACGATCGCCGGGTACAACGCAGGCGCGGGCGCGGTTCTACGATCAGGCGGAATGCCCTCGGGAACACCCGATTACGAAAATCAGACCAAGCCGTACGTCGCCAAGATTCGAGCGACGGAACGCCAGTTCGCGGCCATGCTCAATCCCTTCGCCGGGCTCGACCTCGCCGGTATCGGTGCGCGGGCGGTCAATTCCGCAATGGACTACCTCGGATTGCCGTACGTGTGGGGTGGCGGCAACATCAACGGCCCCTCCGGCGGCGGTTTCGACTGCTCCGGTCTTACGTCGTACGCGGTCTACAAGGCCTCGGGCGGCACCGTCACTCTGCCGCGCACCTCGGAGACGCAGTGGAACGTAGGCACCGAAGTGCCGATCGAGTTGGCGCAGCCCGGTGACCTACTGTTCGGAAACTGGCAGTCAGCCGGCCCCGGCCACGTCGCCATCTACGTCGGCAACGGCCAGATGGTCCACGCGCCGACGTTCGGCGACGTCGTCCGCATCGGCCCGGTGTTCGACGGCATGAAGGCGCGGCGGGTGCTGTGA
- a CDS encoding AMP-binding enzyme: protein MSVLPGGSAGDVAIDWNGRSLTYADLDTAIADWPKQTVHDASDLDVPDALICVFAAARQGAAVRVFDPQARPDRPDIEDGAFLLVGTSGSTGNPRPLARTAESWTSSFGEFTTLTGITSNDRVLLTGPLHATMHLFAAVHALWLGACVTDDVRHATVTHAVPAVLRTLVDHAPLLRIAIVAGTSLDDGARERAHKIRLVEYYGAAELSLVAARVVPEPLRLLHGIDADIRDGLLFVRSPYRVLGTDEWVGVGDLAELRPGGELVVHGRGSAAVNVGGATVVAEDVERVLDAIDGVSAAAVIGTPHAVLGETVTAVIELSTSGDLDAVKAEARRVLRREAMPRRWTIVDELPRTGSGKIARGRVKDSYS from the coding sequence GTGAGCGTCCTGCCGGGTGGATCGGCGGGCGACGTCGCGATCGACTGGAACGGCCGATCGCTCACCTACGCCGATCTCGATACCGCGATCGCGGACTGGCCGAAGCAGACAGTGCACGACGCGTCGGACCTCGACGTTCCCGACGCCCTGATCTGCGTCTTCGCTGCGGCACGGCAGGGGGCCGCAGTCCGCGTCTTCGATCCTCAGGCCCGGCCCGATCGACCCGATATCGAAGACGGCGCCTTCCTTCTGGTCGGCACCTCGGGCTCCACCGGGAACCCGCGTCCGTTGGCACGTACCGCCGAATCCTGGACGAGCAGCTTCGGCGAGTTCACCACGCTCACCGGGATCACCTCGAACGACCGAGTTCTTCTCACGGGTCCACTGCACGCCACGATGCACCTGTTCGCGGCCGTGCACGCACTGTGGCTCGGAGCTTGCGTCACCGACGATGTGCGACACGCGACCGTGACGCATGCTGTTCCTGCAGTACTTCGCACACTTGTCGACCACGCCCCTCTGCTGCGCATTGCGATCGTCGCGGGCACGTCCCTCGACGACGGTGCCCGAGAGCGCGCGCACAAGATTCGGCTGGTCGAGTACTACGGCGCCGCCGAGTTGTCGCTCGTCGCCGCGCGCGTGGTGCCCGAGCCGCTTCGATTGCTCCACGGTATCGACGCCGACATCCGCGACGGACTGCTGTTCGTTCGGTCGCCGTATCGAGTGCTCGGTACCGACGAGTGGGTCGGGGTCGGTGACCTGGCCGAGCTTCGGCCGGGCGGGGAACTCGTCGTCCACGGCCGCGGGAGCGCAGCAGTGAACGTAGGAGGTGCGACGGTCGTCGCCGAGGACGTCGAACGAGTACTCGACGCAATCGACGGGGTGAGCGCAGCCGCCGTGATCGGGACGCCGCATGCAGTTCTCGGCGAAACGGTGACCGCGGTGATCGAACTGTCCACCTCGGGCGACCTCGACGCCGTCAAAGCCGAGGCACGACGCGTACTCCGGCGAGAAGCGATGCCGCGGAGATGGACGATCGTCGACGAGCTCCCTCGCACGGGCAGCGGGAAGATCGCCCGGGGACGAGTGAAAGACTCTTACTCATGA
- a CDS encoding vitamin K epoxide reductase family protein — protein MKPARAAAWVLTVGGLLGLLAALTLTIERFKLLEDSSYVPSCSLNPVLSCGSVMTTDQAALFGFPNPILGIVAFTVVVTTGILTLAKIELPHWYWLGLSIGTLFGEVFIHWLIDQSLYEIGALCPYCMVVWFVTMPIFVVSLSQLVDREHAGTAARFLLEWRWTILALWYAVVIALIGIRFSDYWSTLI, from the coding sequence GTGAAGCCGGCACGGGCGGCAGCATGGGTCCTCACAGTCGGGGGGCTACTCGGTCTACTCGCCGCGTTGACGCTGACTATCGAGCGGTTCAAACTACTCGAGGACTCGTCGTACGTTCCGTCGTGCAGCTTGAACCCGGTGCTGTCGTGCGGTTCGGTGATGACGACGGACCAGGCCGCACTGTTCGGATTCCCCAACCCAATCCTCGGCATCGTCGCGTTCACCGTGGTGGTGACGACAGGAATCCTGACGCTGGCGAAGATCGAGTTGCCGCACTGGTATTGGCTGGGACTGTCGATCGGCACGCTGTTCGGCGAGGTGTTCATCCATTGGCTGATCGATCAGAGCCTGTACGAGATCGGCGCCCTCTGCCCGTACTGCATGGTCGTGTGGTTCGTGACCATGCCGATATTCGTCGTCTCGCTCTCGCAACTGGTGGACCGCGAGCATGCAGGAACCGCGGCGAGGTTCTTGCTGGAATGGCGCTGGACCATCCTCGCCCTCTGGTACGCCGTGGTGATCGCCTTGATCGGCATCAGGTTCTCGGACTACTGGTCCACCCTGATCTAG
- a CDS encoding AMP-binding protein, which translates to MPELLTSRIACRVEADSAAVAVVDRRDAVSYGELWDRVQRTAAAMGGMRRVAVLPTSDVGSIVAVAAAMHSGVSVVLLHRHLLPVQFARIMELAAPNVVLAEPNQHRRLSRLGCANPVAFLDESGHPHMAATPQSELLVGVTSGTTGEPKLFVRSQRSWARTLDRSDAIFDIRPGDRVSTPGVLDHTHFLYGALHALTRGATVDLRPAADALESEATHLYSVPTIAWDIVRSGIGPVTSVREVLSSAARWPTSGRVALQEVLPTASLTHFYGASELSFVSYDRGVEPSAGILFDGVEAQIRDGVVHVRSDMLFDGYLTDMGIQSGPVDGWMTVGDRGSIEGRELTLFGRDSDTLIRAGLNVELAPIEAAALDISGVVDAAAIALPDARMGQAPALALVVDAHAPSTAEIRRHLRTVLPAPSMPSSIRVLDALPRTPRGKIDRQALGATFATERTDPSTTNHSVREPLS; encoded by the coding sequence ATGCCTGAGCTTCTCACCTCACGGATAGCGTGCCGAGTGGAAGCCGACAGTGCGGCGGTCGCAGTCGTCGACCGTCGTGACGCAGTGTCGTACGGCGAACTCTGGGACCGAGTGCAGCGCACAGCCGCCGCGATGGGTGGCATGCGCCGAGTGGCGGTTCTTCCGACGTCCGATGTGGGTTCGATCGTTGCGGTGGCTGCCGCGATGCATTCGGGAGTGTCGGTGGTGTTGCTGCACCGGCATCTGTTGCCCGTCCAGTTCGCGAGAATCATGGAGCTGGCGGCACCGAATGTGGTGCTGGCCGAGCCGAATCAGCATCGCAGGCTCAGCCGCCTCGGCTGCGCGAATCCGGTCGCATTTCTGGACGAATCAGGCCACCCCCACATGGCCGCGACCCCGCAGAGCGAACTGCTCGTCGGTGTCACCTCCGGTACGACGGGTGAACCCAAGCTGTTCGTCCGGAGTCAACGTTCTTGGGCGCGAACACTCGACCGGAGTGACGCGATTTTCGACATTCGACCCGGAGACAGAGTGTCGACCCCGGGAGTGCTCGATCACACGCACTTTCTGTACGGCGCGTTGCACGCCCTGACCAGGGGAGCGACCGTCGATCTGCGGCCAGCGGCCGATGCGCTCGAAAGCGAAGCGACGCACCTGTATTCGGTGCCGACCATCGCCTGGGACATCGTGAGATCGGGGATCGGACCGGTGACGAGCGTTCGCGAGGTGCTCTCCAGTGCCGCCCGCTGGCCGACGTCCGGGCGCGTTGCGCTGCAGGAGGTATTGCCCACTGCATCGCTGACACACTTCTACGGCGCATCCGAGCTCAGCTTCGTTTCCTACGACCGTGGGGTCGAGCCGAGCGCGGGAATTCTGTTCGACGGGGTCGAAGCGCAGATTCGCGACGGTGTTGTTCACGTGCGCAGCGACATGCTGTTCGACGGCTACCTCACCGACATGGGGATCCAGAGCGGGCCCGTCGACGGCTGGATGACGGTAGGCGACAGGGGTTCGATCGAGGGTAGGGAGTTGACTCTGTTCGGTCGAGACTCCGACACCCTGATCAGGGCGGGCCTCAACGTGGAATTGGCGCCGATCGAGGCTGCAGCACTGGATATTTCGGGAGTCGTCGACGCGGCCGCGATTGCATTGCCCGACGCCAGGATGGGACAGGCGCCGGCGCTCGCTCTCGTGGTCGACGCGCATGCGCCGTCGACGGCAGAGATTCGACGGCATCTGCGCACCGTATTACCTGCCCCGAGCATGCCGTCGAGCATTCGCGTTCTCGATGCCCTTCCCCGCACCCCGCGCGGCAAGATCGACCGTCAGGCCCTCGGCGCGACCTTCGCGACTGAGCGGACCGACCCGTCGACGACGAACCACAGTGTGAGAGAGCCGTTGTCGTAG
- a CDS encoding biotin transporter BioY, whose translation MAQIAVFAALIAALGLAGSITVGVSGVPITLQTLGVILTGAVLGARKGVAAVAVFIALTLIGLPLLSGGRTGLTALAGPSAGYLVGWIPGVLVIGFLTARILPKYPVVLGLLINAFGGIVVIYVFGVIGLLLRTDLSITAAITSTFAYIPGDLVKVVIATVVAKSVHRAYPGIIATR comes from the coding sequence ATGGCACAAATCGCTGTGTTCGCGGCGCTCATCGCAGCCCTGGGCCTAGCAGGATCGATCACCGTCGGGGTCAGCGGCGTCCCGATCACGCTGCAGACGCTCGGCGTCATCCTCACCGGTGCCGTCCTCGGGGCGCGTAAAGGCGTAGCTGCCGTCGCAGTGTTCATCGCGCTCACCCTCATCGGGCTGCCGTTGTTGTCGGGTGGCCGCACGGGGTTGACGGCGCTTGCCGGTCCGAGTGCCGGTTACCTCGTCGGATGGATCCCGGGCGTTCTCGTCATCGGGTTCCTCACCGCCCGCATCCTGCCGAAGTACCCCGTCGTTCTGGGCCTGCTGATCAACGCGTTCGGCGGCATTGTCGTGATCTACGTTTTCGGGGTCATCGGTTTGCTGCTGCGTACCGACCTGTCGATCACGGCCGCGATCACCAGCACATTCGCCTACATCCCCGGTGATCTCGTGAAGGTCGTCATCGCCACCGTCGTCGCGAAGAGTGTGCACCGGGCGTACCCCGGGATCATCGCGACCCGGTGA
- a CDS encoding acyl-[acyl-carrier-protein] thioesterase, whose product MSFDDPLAPAPPEGEGFETGWTVRTGDVDPDNRLRFDGIARYLQDIGSDNLAATSLGVTDPFWIVRRTVIDVHTPVKFPNRVHMRRWCSSMSTRWSNMRVNITTDEGASIETEGFWINISATTGGPTRISDEALTLLARTTEEHRLRWKAWLTEPAPPESHTDVQFPLRATDIDSFNHVNNAIYWHAVEELLVDRSELLREPHRAVIEYLSPVLAGEHVTIRHRYDNGSLTLWFVVDGSVRSVAKVAPRA is encoded by the coding sequence CTGAGCTTCGACGACCCCTTGGCCCCGGCGCCACCCGAGGGAGAAGGCTTCGAGACCGGCTGGACCGTGAGGACCGGCGACGTCGATCCCGACAACCGCCTCAGATTCGACGGAATCGCGCGCTACCTACAGGACATCGGCTCGGACAACCTCGCGGCCACGTCCCTCGGCGTCACCGACCCGTTCTGGATCGTACGAAGAACGGTCATCGACGTGCATACGCCGGTGAAGTTCCCCAACCGCGTACACATGCGCCGTTGGTGCTCGTCGATGTCGACGCGATGGTCGAACATGCGGGTGAACATCACCACCGACGAGGGCGCATCGATCGAAACCGAGGGCTTCTGGATCAACATCAGCGCCACCACCGGAGGTCCGACGCGCATCAGCGACGAGGCACTTACCCTCCTTGCCCGCACGACAGAGGAACATCGACTTCGATGGAAGGCCTGGCTCACCGAGCCTGCGCCGCCCGAATCGCATACCGATGTTCAATTCCCTTTGCGCGCAACCGATATCGACTCGTTCAACCACGTCAACAACGCAATCTACTGGCACGCCGTCGAAGAACTGCTCGTCGACCGGAGCGAGCTGCTGCGCGAACCGCACCGCGCCGTCATCGAGTACCTGTCCCCCGTTCTCGCCGGCGAACACGTCACCATCCGGCACCGCTACGACAACGGCTCTCTCACACTGTGGTTCGTCGTCGACGGGTCGGTCCGCTCAGTCGCGAAGGTCGCGCCGAGGGCCTGA
- a CDS encoding energy-coupling factor transporter transmembrane component T family protein: MIGLYRPGDTVVHRLPAGVKLALLLISILAATLFVRTPVVVGIVAIAVALLYAVARIPAKLALAQLRPVLWMIVIIAVFQVIITSPTRAIVVCGVLLISVALAALVTLTTRVTDMLDTVTRALGPLRRFGVDPERIGLMLALAIRCIPILATIVGEVSEARKARGLQWSMTALATPVLVRALRTADALGDALVARGVDDD; encoded by the coding sequence GTGATCGGGCTGTACCGCCCGGGGGACACGGTTGTGCATCGGCTTCCCGCCGGGGTGAAGTTGGCACTTCTGCTGATCTCGATTCTCGCCGCGACGCTGTTCGTGCGCACGCCGGTAGTCGTCGGGATCGTCGCAATCGCGGTTGCTCTGCTGTATGCGGTCGCACGTATTCCTGCGAAACTTGCTCTGGCGCAGCTACGTCCGGTGCTGTGGATGATCGTGATCATCGCGGTGTTCCAGGTGATCATCACCTCTCCCACCCGCGCAATCGTGGTATGCGGAGTCTTGCTGATCTCGGTGGCGCTCGCGGCGCTCGTGACGCTGACAACCCGGGTCACCGACATGCTCGATACGGTGACGCGGGCGCTCGGACCACTGCGGCGGTTCGGAGTCGACCCCGAACGGATCGGGTTGATGCTCGCGCTGGCTATTCGTTGTATTCCGATCCTCGCGACGATCGTGGGCGAGGTCTCCGAGGCGAGAAAGGCGCGGGGCCTTCAGTGGTCGATGACTGCGCTCGCGACACCCGTTCTCGTCCGGGCACTTCGAACGGCCGATGCGTTGGGAGACGCTCTCGTCGCCAGGGGCGTCGACGATGACTGA
- a CDS encoding DsbA family protein — MSNDRASKNSKKKAQAAAAALQGKKDRQRRTLIQVGVAVVLIALVAVIGFSIASKSSDDTTAAPAATPSTVTADGAIRIGDPNAAVVVTAVEDFQCPACKQFEAISGDTLSELVADNTIAVDYKPIAILDRMSTTNYSTRAANASLCVADADISKWPAWHKAMFEQQPAEGGAGLSDEDLTGIAQLMQIDVGSCIADGKYTDYVASQTQNVVNSGITSTPTVTVNGTAVSNPTPDGLRAAIAAAQ; from the coding sequence GTGAGCAACGACAGGGCGAGTAAGAACAGCAAGAAGAAGGCGCAGGCAGCCGCAGCGGCCCTGCAAGGTAAGAAGGACAGACAGCGTCGCACGCTGATTCAGGTCGGCGTTGCCGTTGTACTGATCGCGCTCGTTGCCGTCATCGGGTTCTCCATCGCGTCCAAGAGTTCGGACGACACCACCGCAGCCCCCGCAGCGACGCCGTCGACGGTCACAGCCGATGGCGCCATCCGCATCGGTGACCCGAACGCGGCCGTCGTCGTCACTGCCGTCGAGGACTTCCAGTGCCCGGCGTGCAAGCAGTTCGAGGCCATCAGCGGAGACACCCTGTCGGAACTGGTCGCGGACAACACCATCGCAGTCGACTACAAGCCGATCGCGATACTCGACCGCATGTCCACGACCAACTACTCGACCCGTGCGGCGAACGCGAGCCTCTGCGTCGCCGACGCCGACATCTCCAAGTGGCCTGCCTGGCACAAGGCGATGTTCGAACAGCAGCCCGCCGAGGGTGGCGCGGGTCTGAGCGACGAGGACCTGACCGGTATAGCTCAGCTGATGCAAATCGACGTCGGCAGCTGTATCGCCGACGGGAAATACACCGACTACGTCGCGAGCCAAACGCAGAACGTTGTCAACAGCGGCATCACCAGCACCCCGACGGTGACGGTCAACGGCACCGCGGTGTCGAACCCGACGCCGGACGGTCTGCGCGCGGCTATCGCTGCGGCACAGTGA
- a CDS encoding RidA family protein, translating to MNKNVISPDTVWDPGAQLLSQCVAIEQASTTLYLSGQTAITADGQFAGIGDVDTQIRLAFENIRLIVDAAGGTLDNVVKLTVYFVDLRNLDTYTGILGELFPETRPAQTVVEISRLAMPELLIEIDAVAVL from the coding sequence GTGAACAAGAACGTCATATCCCCCGACACGGTCTGGGATCCGGGCGCACAGTTGTTGTCTCAATGTGTTGCCATCGAACAGGCCTCGACGACGCTGTACCTGTCCGGACAGACGGCGATCACCGCCGACGGGCAGTTCGCAGGAATCGGCGACGTCGACACGCAGATCAGGTTGGCGTTCGAGAACATTCGGCTCATCGTCGACGCGGCCGGCGGCACGCTCGACAACGTCGTGAAACTGACGGTCTACTTCGTCGATCTGCGCAACCTCGACACCTACACCGGGATTCTCGGCGAGCTCTTCCCCGAGACGAGACCGGCTCAGACCGTCGTCGAAATCTCACGCCTGGCGATGCCGGAACTACTCATCGAAATCGATGCGGTAGCTGTCCTCTAG
- a CDS encoding thiolase family protein, translating into MTRGRGTNPVLVAPWRTAIGNAGHGFSELTTTDLAAPVLQATVRTLRKAGCDERVDDVVLGNCLGPGGDPARIAALRAGLGVEIPGVTVDRQCGAGLDAVMQAAARIKGGDERLILAGGVESASTAPWRFWPPTPGADPVRYTRAPFAPAGFPDPDMGVAADDLARIRGIGRARQDAYAARSHSLAAAADFSDEIVSVGGIDRDQRIRPNMTEARLARLRPAFSTDGTATAGNSCGISDGAAVLAVTTEGRARELPALRVVGAAVAGHDPALPGLGPVPAIEKVLDRTGITLSDIGIIEITEAFASVVLAVSDALGVDEDVLCPQGGAIAMGHPWGASGAILLVRLARQMTVDGGPELGLAACAIGGGQGIAMIVERVW; encoded by the coding sequence ATGACACGAGGACGCGGGACGAACCCTGTGCTCGTCGCGCCGTGGCGAACTGCAATCGGCAATGCAGGTCATGGATTTTCCGAGCTCACGACGACCGATCTCGCCGCTCCCGTTCTTCAGGCCACGGTCCGCACGCTGCGTAAAGCGGGCTGCGACGAGCGCGTCGACGACGTCGTACTCGGCAACTGTCTCGGCCCCGGCGGGGACCCAGCGCGGATCGCGGCCCTGCGCGCAGGCCTCGGCGTCGAGATCCCCGGTGTGACGGTGGATCGCCAATGCGGGGCAGGGCTCGATGCGGTGATGCAGGCCGCGGCGCGCATCAAGGGCGGCGATGAGCGGCTGATTCTCGCCGGAGGCGTCGAGTCGGCAAGTACTGCGCCGTGGCGTTTCTGGCCGCCGACGCCGGGCGCCGACCCAGTGCGTTACACCCGAGCACCGTTCGCGCCGGCCGGATTCCCGGATCCGGACATGGGCGTTGCAGCCGACGATCTCGCCCGCATACGGGGCATCGGCCGGGCACGTCAGGACGCGTACGCGGCGCGGTCGCATTCCTTGGCCGCCGCGGCCGATTTCAGCGACGAGATCGTGTCGGTTGGAGGTATCGACCGAGACCAACGGATTCGGCCGAACATGACCGAGGCGCGGCTCGCGCGACTGAGGCCTGCGTTCTCGACCGACGGCACCGCGACCGCGGGCAATTCGTGCGGGATTTCCGACGGTGCCGCTGTGTTGGCAGTGACGACCGAGGGCCGCGCGCGCGAACTGCCGGCACTCCGAGTTGTCGGCGCCGCTGTCGCTGGCCACGACCCAGCGCTGCCAGGACTCGGCCCGGTGCCGGCGATCGAGAAGGTACTCGACCGGACTGGAATCACGCTGTCGGACATAGGAATCATCGAAATCACCGAGGCGTTCGCATCCGTCGTGCTCGCAGTATCCGATGCGCTCGGCGTCGACGAGGACGTGTTGTGTCCGCAAGGAGGCGCTATCGCGATGGGCCATCCGTGGGGTGCGTCCGGGGCGATCCTGCTGGTGCGGTTGGCACGTCAGATGACCGTCGACGGTGGACCGGAACTCGGCCTCGCGGCGTGCGCCATCGGCGGCGGGCAAGGTATCGCAATGATCGTGGAGCGTGTGTGGTGA